The following is a genomic window from Geoalkalibacter halelectricus.
TCCCAACTAACACTTGATCCCATCAGGACGTGGGTTTAGGATAGAGCGCTGTGTGCGTTACCGCATCACACTCCCAAGGAGACCCTGATGGCCAAGATCGTCGCGTTTCGCGGATTGCGCTACAATCTTCAGAAAATCACCGATCCCAACCTGGTCGTTGCCCCGCCCTACGATGTCATTACCCCGGACCTTCAGGAAGATCTCTATCGCCGCGATCCCCACAACATGGTGCGCCTGATCCTGGGACGCATCAACCCCAAGGACACCGAATCCGACAACCGCTATAGCCGCGCGGCGGATGAGTTCGACCAATGGCTCGCTGAGGGAATGCTGGTGCGTGACGCCCAGCCATCCATCTATCTCTACGACCAGGAATATCCCCTGGAAGAGGGCGAGATGGTGGTGCGCCAGGGATTTTTGGCCCTGACGCGTCTTGAGGATTTCTCCTCCGGCATGATCAAGCCCCACGAAAAAACCCTGACGGTCGCCAAGGCCGACCGTCTCAACCTCATCCGTGCCTGCGCCGCCAATCTCAGCCCGGTTTTCACCATCTACAGCGATCCCTGCTGCGTTCTCGAAGCCCTGACCCGCAAGGAGCGTGAGCGCGCTCCTGACCTGGCGGTGGCCGACGACGACGGTGTCCGCCACCGTTTGTGGCAGGTCACCGATCCTAGCCTTATCGCCAAGGCGCAGTGCCTGATCGAAAACAAACCCCTGTTCATCGCCGACGGCCATCACAGCTACGAATCCGCCATCGGCTACCGCGACGAAATGCGTGAAAAGCATCCCGATTTCTCCGGCAAGGAGCTGTTCAACTACGTTCTCATGTATTTTTCCAACATGGAGGACAAGGGGATGCGGATCTTCCCCACCCACCGGCTGCTTTGCGGTCTTGAGGGCTTCGACCCGACCGCCCTGCTGGTCGG
Proteins encoded in this region:
- a CDS encoding DUF1015 domain-containing protein, whose product is MAKIVAFRGLRYNLQKITDPNLVVAPPYDVITPDLQEDLYRRDPHNMVRLILGRINPKDTESDNRYSRAADEFDQWLAEGMLVRDAQPSIYLYDQEYPLEEGEMVVRQGFLALTRLEDFSSGMIKPHEKTLTVAKADRLNLIRACAANLSPVFTIYSDPCCVLEALTRKERERAPDLAVADDDGVRHRLWQVTDPSLIAKAQCLIENKPLFIADGHHSYESAIGYRDEMREKHPDFSGKELFNYVLMYFSNMEDKGMRIFPTHRLLCGLEGFDPTALLVGLSEFFHIEQVQIAASSRAGRRQVREKLKERGRHGHVLAFYCGGDTLHYLELKDDALMDRFFEEKSPRTLRTLDVCVLHRLILEELLHLDPEVQESRAYLKYVRDIDEPFEAVLAGEAQAAFLMNPPCLSEVRDVANAGEKMPQKSTYFYPKLLSGLVINPIFEGESVDDFPMC